A window of candidate division KSB1 bacterium contains these coding sequences:
- a CDS encoding alkaline phosphatase family protein: MMNRDFLRRAGYVGGLLLIALAGVLIAQTSAPRPQPLNPNPTDTGLRSGPMAGYAEMTEAALWVQTTRPAQVQFRYWIQGQPATAALSPVVTTSAQGDHIAQVLLSLLEPGTRYEYELYLDGKLVPRPYRLSFQTQAFWQWRSEPPAFTVMFGSCAYVNQESHDRPGKPYGSDYDIFTVMAAKQPDLMLWLGDNFYYREPEFFSVAQMKARSAHTRALPELQALLAATQHYAIWDDHDYGPNDADWTYRMKQPALEIFKAYWPNPAYGHDGVPGVFFSFSWHDIDFFMLDNRYHRSPNFSQDSLDKVMFGPAQMRWLQDGLAASRAPFKIIVAGNQMLNPMAPGESFAKYPHEQQEFLRWLQRQGVWGVVFLSGDRHMSELIRLQPEGFYPLYDFTSSSLTAGTYRAEKDLNNPHRVPGTLYDAGHSFGMLRFEGPRRDRKLTMECYDKSGKLVWQHRITAGELQARSRAQGQN; encoded by the coding sequence ATGATGAATCGCGATTTTTTGCGACGGGCAGGGTATGTTGGTGGCTTGCTGCTGATCGCCCTTGCCGGTGTGCTCATCGCGCAAACCAGTGCGCCGCGGCCGCAGCCGCTCAATCCCAATCCCACCGACACCGGTTTGCGTTCCGGCCCGATGGCCGGTTACGCGGAAATGACGGAAGCCGCGCTGTGGGTGCAAACCACGCGTCCGGCACAGGTGCAGTTCCGTTATTGGATTCAGGGGCAGCCCGCCACCGCCGCCCTCAGCCCGGTGGTGACAACCAGCGCGCAGGGCGATCATATCGCGCAGGTGCTTTTGAGTCTGCTCGAACCGGGCACGCGCTATGAGTATGAGTTGTATCTCGACGGCAAACTCGTGCCGCGGCCGTATCGCCTGAGCTTTCAGACGCAGGCATTCTGGCAATGGCGCAGCGAACCGCCCGCCTTCACGGTGATGTTCGGCTCCTGTGCCTACGTCAACCAGGAAAGCCATGACCGCCCCGGCAAGCCCTATGGCAGTGATTACGACATCTTCACCGTCATGGCCGCGAAGCAGCCGGATTTGATGCTGTGGCTGGGCGACAACTTCTACTATCGCGAGCCGGAATTCTTCTCGGTGGCGCAAATGAAAGCGCGCAGCGCCCACACCCGCGCCCTGCCCGAGCTGCAGGCGCTGCTCGCCGCCACCCAGCATTACGCGATTTGGGACGATCACGACTATGGCCCCAACGATGCCGACTGGACCTACCGCATGAAGCAGCCGGCGCTGGAAATCTTCAAAGCCTACTGGCCCAACCCCGCATATGGCCATGACGGTGTGCCCGGCGTGTTCTTCAGCTTCAGTTGGCATGACATCGATTTTTTCATGCTGGACAATCGCTACCACCGCTCGCCCAACTTTTCGCAGGATTCACTGGACAAAGTCATGTTCGGGCCGGCGCAGATGCGCTGGTTGCAAGACGGCCTGGCCGCCAGCCGGGCGCCCTTCAAAATCATCGTGGCCGGCAATCAGATGCTCAATCCAATGGCACCCGGAGAAAGTTTCGCCAAGTATCCGCATGAGCAGCAGGAGTTTTTGCGCTGGCTGCAGCGTCAGGGAGTGTGGGGCGTGGTGTTTCTCTCCGGCGACCGCCACATGAGTGAGCTGATCCGCCTGCAGCCGGAGGGCTTTTATCCGCTCTATGATTTCACCAGCTCCTCCCTGACTGCCGGCACCTATCGCGCCGAAAAGGATTTGAACAATCCCCACCGTGTGCCGGGCACACTTTATGACGCCGGTCACAGCTTTGGCATGCTGCGCTTCGAAGGCCCGCGCCGTGACCGCAAGCTGACGATGGAATGTTATGACAAAAGCGGCAAGCTGGTTTGGCAGCACCGCATCACGGCCGGTGAACTGCAAGCCAGGAGCAGGGCGCAGGGGCAGAACTGA
- a CDS encoding thioesterase, with amino-acid sequence MSHVFRRGFRVRHYELDFFHHLNQAVFVQYMQEAAIEASTAAGYSPAWYRERGAGWVIRKLVIRYLQQVVYGDDLEITTWVSDMKRVTSHREYVLMRVRDDAVVARARVNWVYVDLNTGQPLRIPAEFQAAFQPANELAPLRVRIPHAAEIAGAHRYESRRRVQTYEVDTVQHVHHAVYLHWVEQAYFDALRAAGHPIEKVRTHDWMVLQGGHEIEYFEPAFDNDAIKIVSWLCHLGRVRGAWWHEIYNADTGRLLARDYSLGVFVDRRGKLTELPPEILADVVRGPVAAGVQSEAAVHIAG; translated from the coding sequence TTGTCTCACGTCTTCCGCCGCGGTTTCCGCGTGCGCCATTACGAGCTGGATTTCTTTCACCACCTGAACCAGGCCGTGTTCGTGCAGTACATGCAGGAAGCTGCCATCGAAGCTTCCACCGCTGCAGGCTACAGCCCCGCATGGTATCGCGAGCGCGGCGCGGGCTGGGTGATCCGCAAGCTGGTGATTCGCTACTTGCAGCAGGTGGTGTACGGCGACGACCTCGAAATCACCACCTGGGTGTCGGACATGAAACGGGTGACTTCCCACCGCGAGTATGTGCTCATGCGTGTGCGCGATGACGCGGTGGTGGCCCGCGCGCGGGTCAACTGGGTTTATGTCGATTTGAACACCGGCCAGCCGCTGCGGATCCCCGCAGAATTCCAGGCCGCCTTTCAACCCGCCAACGAGCTGGCACCGCTGCGTGTTCGCATCCCGCATGCGGCGGAGATTGCCGGCGCGCATCGTTATGAAAGCAGGCGGCGCGTGCAGACTTACGAAGTCGATACCGTGCAGCACGTGCATCATGCGGTTTATTTGCATTGGGTCGAACAGGCATACTTCGACGCCCTTCGTGCTGCCGGCCATCCCATCGAAAAAGTCCGCACGCATGACTGGATGGTGCTGCAGGGCGGGCATGAGATCGAGTATTTCGAGCCCGCCTTCGATAATGATGCCATCAAGATCGTCAGTTGGCTTTGCCATCTCGGCCGGGTGCGCGGCGCCTGGTGGCATGAGATTTACAATGCCGACACCGGCCGCTTGCTGGCGCGCGACTATTCCCTGGGCGTGTTTGTCGATCGCCGCGGCAAACTCACGGAGCTGCCCCCGGAAATTCTGGCCGACGTGGTGCGCGGCCCGGTTGCGGCCGGAGTTCAATCCGAGGCCGCGGTGCACATCGCGGGCTGA
- a CDS encoding NAD-dependent epimerase/dehydratase family protein — protein MIAFITGGTGFIGSFLAQRLVEACEQVFCLVRPTSSLQWLQQLPVNYVYGDLFNEAALAGALRQATHVFHLAGVTKALTRAAYFHANGEGTAALLRACHRHCRHLERFVYVSSIAAAGPSRGKQLRTEQETPQPVSVYGKSKYAGEMACAEFRSQMPITIVRPPIVYGPRDRDVYNYFKQVNFGIRLRPGRRERWTSLIHVHDLVRGLLLAGSHRRAVGETYFLTNPEPYEWNELGLAIAQALGKKTLAITVPEAVTPLVAAVSELVARVVRKPALLNFDKIREMRQAGWAFSGEKAKEQLGFVTEIPLAEGLKQTVEWYRANGWL, from the coding sequence ATGATCGCTTTCATCACCGGCGGCACGGGTTTTATCGGGAGCTTTCTGGCACAACGACTGGTCGAGGCCTGCGAGCAGGTGTTTTGCCTGGTGCGGCCGACCAGCTCGTTGCAGTGGCTGCAGCAGTTGCCGGTGAATTATGTTTATGGAGACCTGTTCAACGAAGCCGCGCTGGCCGGAGCCCTGCGCCAGGCCACGCATGTTTTTCACCTGGCGGGCGTCACCAAAGCACTGACCAGGGCGGCATACTTTCACGCCAATGGTGAGGGAACCGCGGCGTTGTTGCGCGCGTGTCACCGCCACTGCCGGCATCTCGAACGCTTTGTGTATGTCTCCAGCATCGCCGCCGCCGGCCCCAGCCGCGGCAAGCAACTGCGCACCGAGCAGGAGACCCCGCAGCCGGTTTCCGTGTATGGCAAATCGAAATACGCCGGGGAAATGGCTTGCGCCGAGTTTCGTTCACAAATGCCGATCACCATCGTGCGGCCGCCGATCGTTTACGGCCCGCGCGATCGCGACGTTTACAACTATTTCAAACAAGTCAATTTCGGCATCCGCCTGCGGCCGGGCCGGCGCGAACGCTGGACCAGCCTGATTCATGTGCATGATTTGGTGCGCGGCCTTCTACTCGCCGGCAGCCATCGCAGGGCTGTCGGCGAAACCTACTTCCTCACCAACCCCGAACCTTATGAATGGAACGAGCTCGGCCTGGCCATCGCACAGGCGCTCGGAAAGAAAACCCTCGCGATCACCGTGCCGGAAGCAGTGACCCCGCTGGTGGCCGCCGTGAGCGAGCTGGTGGCCAGGGTCGTGCGCAAACCCGCGCTGTTGAACTTCGACAAGATTCGTGAAATGCGGCAGGCCGGCTGGGCCTTTTCCGGCGAGAAGGCCAAAGAACAGCTCGGCTTTGTCACGGAGATTCCCCTCGCCGAGGGTCTCAAACAAACGGTGGAGTGGTATCGCGCAAACGGCTGGCTTTAG
- a CDS encoding LamG domain-containing protein → MKRVVAIATFLTALIVLPLFTQTSWRRDGCLTFSGPMVVEQQEAGWWFGLFSQTPLRRLERAALALRADTVAMANWPGFTIEFWFQEESNTPATLLALLESGSGRVFCQLRRQAAELFTAEVALPCSMMVLTAAAKHAAQSWRHLALVCERLPGQLPQLRLFLDGTQLVSRVCATMPIWPGRFVLHLGGGTGVSHFAGKLDEVRISAWPRYRAAGFQPARPLLQDHGTLGLWDFDTHQQAGIGRNTQHPADGWQRVWQEATSGARLAKWQIGRSADQGLEIRWQTAREDNLHGFEIQRRPAAAAVPFAKVGYVPATGTSTQNVLYHFIDYPDSSGVYAYRLKCVDRSGQAGYSAALIRKYHRPRLTED, encoded by the coding sequence GTGAAAAGAGTTGTTGCGATCGCGACGTTCCTGACTGCCCTGATTGTCCTTCCCCTTTTTACTCAAACCTCCTGGCGCCGCGACGGCTGCCTGACTTTTTCCGGACCGATGGTGGTCGAACAACAGGAGGCAGGATGGTGGTTTGGCCTTTTTTCGCAAACGCCTTTGCGCCGGCTCGAACGCGCCGCTCTGGCTTTGCGTGCCGATACCGTGGCCATGGCCAACTGGCCCGGCTTCACGATTGAATTTTGGTTCCAGGAGGAGAGCAATACTCCCGCCACCCTGCTGGCGCTGCTGGAGTCCGGTTCCGGGCGTGTTTTCTGCCAGTTGCGGCGCCAGGCGGCAGAGCTTTTTACAGCAGAGGTGGCGCTTCCCTGCTCCATGATGGTGCTGACCGCAGCCGCAAAACACGCAGCGCAGAGTTGGCGGCATCTGGCCCTGGTTTGCGAACGCCTGCCGGGGCAACTGCCGCAACTGCGCTTGTTCCTTGACGGCACACAACTCGTCAGCCGCGTCTGCGCGACGATGCCGATTTGGCCCGGCCGCTTTGTCCTGCACCTCGGCGGCGGCACGGGCGTCTCTCATTTCGCCGGCAAGCTGGACGAGGTGCGCATCTCTGCCTGGCCGCGTTATCGCGCCGCCGGCTTTCAACCCGCCCGGCCGCTGCTGCAGGATCATGGCACCCTGGGCTTGTGGGATTTCGACACGCACCAGCAGGCGGGCATTGGCCGCAACACGCAACATCCTGCCGACGGCTGGCAGAGGGTTTGGCAGGAGGCCACCAGCGGCGCACGACTGGCAAAGTGGCAAATTGGCCGCAGTGCAGACCAGGGGCTGGAAATTCGCTGGCAAACCGCACGCGAAGACAACCTGCACGGGTTTGAAATTCAACGCCGCCCCGCCGCTGCTGCCGTGCCATTTGCGAAAGTTGGCTATGTGCCGGCCACCGGCACCAGCACCCAAAATGTGCTCTATCATTTCATCGACTATCCCGACAGCAGCGGCGTCTATGCCTATCGTTTGAAATGCGTGGATCGCAGCGGCCAGGCCGGCTACTCAGCAGCCCTGATCCGCAAATATCACCGCCCCAGGCTGACTGAAGACTGA